The genome window AATCTAAGTATTGAAGCAGAAATAAATTCGAAATCTCTCCAATTAGTCTGAACTAAATTTGAATAAATATTTTTAACTTCAAAGTAATTCGGATTTTGTATCGTTATCTCTTTTGTTACTGTTTTATACAAATAATCTGTATTATTCTCATTGTTACACAGAATATTTGCATTAGTAAATTCTAAAAAATTATTTAGATTACTAAACGCTAATTCAGAAGCCTTAAAACTATTTCTCCCTTGCTTAACATAATATTTGGTAAGCAATTCATCAGTTCCTAATTTATTAGTTTTCGTCTCCTTGGCAATCGATTCTAAAAGATTTTCATCGAACATTGTATAGCTGTTCAACTCTTTTGAAATTTTTATTCATTTCATCAATTCCTAATTTAATTTCAGTAAATTCTTCATCCGTTAATTCTATTTCTAAACTTTCTGCTAAAATTGTCTTAAAAGCATTAATAGCAGATCTTATTTGGACAATACATTCATTAACAGAAACTATATTTTGATTAAAATTCTTTTGATTAATATAATTTACAGCTTTATCAAAATTCCTATCATCGAGATAATTTAATGCAATATTATCATCGAGTAATTCTGAAAGTCGTCTTACGGTACGTGCATCAGAAAAAGTGCTTTTTCCTTCTTCGTCTGGTACTATCCACTCATAGAACCTTTTAATATTCTCAATATTGTCAAATCTAAATGTTTCTTCATTGAATTCAAAAAAATTTCTTAGTGCGGGCTTTTTCAAAATTTCATCAAAGTAACTAAAGTAGCTTGGTTTCCATTTCGAAGCATATTCTTCATCAGTTTTAAATTGTAGCATTACACTATAGGTTTTATAATACCTATTTATTTCCTTTACAGGTATTCCTATGGTTTTTGATATCTCACCAGGTTGCTTTCCAAAATCAATCATTTGATTTATAAATTGAGCTTTTTGAAAAGCCTCCCATTCTTTGATCCCACTGACATTACGAATACCCTGGATTATCATTCCGATCTTTAAATTGGAATTTTCCATATTATCTACTGCTAGGACTTCAATATTTTTTAGATTTTTTATTTCTACTTCGCTAAGAGTGGATAATCCCAGATTAAATTGTTTTATAAGATATTTAATTGCAGAAGTTCGTCTGTTTCCCTCTATGACATAAAAAAGTTTCTCTGATACTTTGCTTACTACGATATTATCAACTGGAACAAAGCCTACTGTCGAAATAGAATTAGCCAATGTTATAACATCGAATTTGGGATTCATCATTTTTTCGAAAGCCGCCTCTTGAATTAATGCATCACCAAATCTTGATTGATCTATATTTAAAGCATCATCGGAAATATCTGCAAATCTAGGATTATTCGGATCCAAAAGCAAATCATCTATACCAATTTTTATTTTTTCTAATTTCATTTATTTTATTATTCTCCTTAAATTTTTTAAAATAAAATTCCAGGGTTGCAGCTAACGAATGAGCTTGCCGACGTAGATCCTAGGTGAGCCTCCTGAGGAGGCGGTACCGTTGGCACGTATTCTTGCTCCTGCAAGAATCGTGACTAGGTTCTATGTGTCGCAGACCAAGCCGGTATTCCGGCGCTGCGGCAAGCGAAAGTTATTCGAAGTGTGATTTAAACACTTGCAAGAGTTTTTTTACCTTTCTTGATTACTATCTCTGCTCCAAGTGTATGAACTAATCTTGATAAAACTAACAACGTTGGGTTGTCCTGCTTACCACTTCTTATTTCTTGAATTACGGTGCTTGATACTTTAGCTAATTTGGATAATTCCCGAACTGAAACTTTTTCTGATTCCATCAAATTGATAATTGTTTCAGACAATGTTAAAGCTTCGTATTCTTTATCAAATTTTTCCTTAATTGAACGTTTTGTCATCAGACGATCAAACGTTGTCTTTGTAGTAAGTTCCTTTTTTAATTCTTTTTTCATAATCTTCCCTCCTTTTTAGCGCTCGCTCTTTTTCATTCTTTGGTAATTTATCTGTCTTTTTTAGAAATGCATTCGTAATAATTACTTTCTTACCTTTTACAAAGAAACAAAGAAATCTGTGTGGAAACGGTTTGAAAGCATATAATGCGTCCCCTTCAAAATTGAATTTTGTCCGATCCTTTATCTCGCCAACTTCAGCAAAACGCTTGAACAAAGCTAAAGTTTTAATCTGAAGCGGTTCTGTTAATCCATTGAAATAATGTAAAACATCTGATTTCTCTTTTTCATCAAAATACCATTCTATTGTAAATTTCTCACCTTTATAGGCGACAATCTCTTTCACTCTTCCAGTGTAACGGAATAGCGATACGCTGTCAATTATTTAAACAGTTGAATAATAATTTAAAGTGACAATTTAAGTTTACAAATGTCATTCAAGTATGATTTATTCACATTTCGAATAACGAATGAGCTTGCCGACGTTCCTCGTAGCTGAGTCCAGCACCATTTAGTGAGCTTCGCGAACGTTTAAAATGGTGCTGGACGTTAGCGTCGGCACGTCTTCTTGCTTTTGCAAGAAGCGTGACGAAGAGGAATGTGTCGAAGACCGAGCCGGTATTCCGGCGATGCGGCAAGCGAAAGTTATTCGAAGTGCCTTATTTTTATAGCCTGTCCCATTCAGGAATATCACCTTCATGATTTAGCTTATTCAAAACTTCTTTAACTCCACTAAATATTTCTTTTTTACTTTTTCCTTTGTAATATTGTTCAAAGTATGATCGAGTTTCTAACTCTTTCACCTCCTTTGTAAAGGCATACAAAGCCAGCTGATTTATTGAAACTCCTTGTTCATCAGCCAATCTTTCAATTTTGTGCTTTAACTCTGATGGTATTCTTAAGGTTAGTAAACTCGCTTTAGCTTTCATAATTCCTTCTCCATATTTCCATGAACTTTGTCGGAGTTACAATTTTTAAATCTTGAAACTTTAACTCATTTCCTATAATAAAATCATTTATGTTGCTCGTAATCAAATAATCTGAGTTGGAACTTAGTGCCAGCTCAATGAATTGATTATCATCTTCATCTCTCAGATTGGGACGAAAATTGAAGTATATCGATTGTTCTTTCCCGACATATGCGATGAATGATAGTAACTTATTGATATCTTCAATTTCGGCTTTCATATCCTCCAAAGTAGCTTTTCTATTTAAAACTTCTTCATATTCTTTAAAGACTGGAGTCGAAATCGAAATTTGCACTTTCTGATCTATAATCAAATTTAAAATTGCTCTCGAAGCACCTTTGGAAGAACGGAGCGCTTGGTATAGAACATTCGTATCTAATATTACCCTCACAATAGCATGATGTCATATATAGCATCACTGTCAAGTTGATTATTTCAATTCTCCGAACCTTATTTTAGCTCTTTACTTTGGATTTAAACAGCCATTATCATAAATATTGAATTTGTTATTTTTTAATCATGAAATCCAAAAATTGTATTCATCGAATGGAATTAGGCATTTCGAATAACGGGGAGCGTGCTCGCCGTTCGGGGTAGCCGAGTCTCCAAAGGAGACGTTGGCGTTGGCACGAGATTGCTTGAGCAAAGCGAAGGAGCAATCGCAGTGACACCCGAATGGGTTCGAAGCTCCTCTTCACTCAAATCAAAGGAGCGAGGACGTCTCCGAGCACGCGGAGTTATTCGTCGTGCCTTAATCGTTGACAACAAATTTAATTTTATCATATTTCTCTAATATAATTGAATTAACGTTAGAAACAATCTCAATTTTGAATTGTTTCATAAAAGGAAAGAATAGTAAAATTGATATTAGTAATGAAAATCTATTATTGATCGAATTTTTCGATGAAAATATACTTTGGTTTTCCAAATGTATTTTTCCTGATAAAAAAGGTATTTGGTTTATCTCTTCTTTAAATATTAAATTAACATCGCCAATATAAATTTTAAAAAAATATTCCTTAATAAACATTAAAATATTTTTCCTATCTATATATACATTGAATTGAAACTTTCGATGTTTTATACCATTGTTTAGAAAATAATTTTCTAAACGCTTTGAATAAAAAATATCATTCTCATTTAGAGAAGGCCGAAAAGCATGTAAATTTGATAGAAAATTATTTTTAAGATTTCTAATAATTTCAAATGATTCTAAATTTTCTTCTATGAATTTTTTATTATTTTCAAAAAGCTCTTCATTTAATTTTCTCCCTTCTTGTAAATTTAGCGGAATACTAAACGAATTATTTTTTTCTTTTAATTCAAATATATTTCCTTGATAGAAAGCGAGAAGAAATTCATTAGCTTTGATACAATCTTCAATCGAAAATAAATTTACTGAATCAAAATTAACTGATAAGCTAAAATCTTTCGACTCATAATACCAAATAATTTTTATTTTAAGAGGAAATAACTGCTTATTATTTTCAAAAATTAAATATTTGTCTAGCTTATTTAATTCAACAAATGAGAAACGAGGATATAAATCAAAATATTGTTTCTTATCGATATTCAAAGAGAAGTATCGATCCCCAGGTAATTTAGCTTTTATTTCTAATCTATTTATTTCTAATTGTTTTGTTTCATTTTTAATATGATCTATGATAGTTACGGTTCGATTGCCTTCAAATACTAAAGGATCTTGAGTTTTAACAAATGAGGAAGTAAACGAGTTTAACCTTGACCGTTCGATATCGGATAATGTAAAACTTACCGAAGAATACTTATTCAAAAGAGGCTCTGATGGAACTTTAAGCTTTATGCCTCTTTTTCCATCAAAATCCTTCACTGATTCATTATTTACTCTTTTCAGATAAAAATAATATGCACTAGTACATAGAAAAACTATCAATGCATAGATAAAATTACTGACTATATTATTTATAATTGAAACTGAATCAAACATTGTTGTTTTTCTTTAGCATGACGAATAACGGTCTGACTATCCGACGTAAATCCTAGCTGAGCCTCAAAGAGGCGGTAGCGTTGGCACGAATTCTTGCCTTGCAAGAATCGTGACTAGGATTTATGTGTCGTAGACCAAGCCTGTATTTCAGGCGCAGCGGATAGTTGGTGTTATTCGCTGCCGCCGTCTTCGAGGCAGGGATGCCGATAACTTTCAAGATAAAGTCTAATAATCAGATTCTCTTTGAATATCAATTTAAATCTCAGATTACACAGACTGCCTAGGTGATATTTGAATTCTTTGGTCTTTCAACTTGGAACGTCCGTTTGGAAACTTAAATTGTGGAAAATAAGTGAAACTTTTTAAAAATTCAAACCTTCTCGGAAATAAAATACATCCACTATTCAATGAACTTTGTTGGCGATCTTCGGATTTTTCTTTTTAAAAATTTACTTCGTGGTTAAATGTGATACCAAAATCTTCCTTTTCTTAACTTGCATTTTTCAAAACCAGCTTTCCTATTTCATTGAAGCAATGAATAACATGTAAAACGAATTCAAAAAGTCTTTCATTTTCTTTGAATCACTTTCGTATAAAATTACTTTTAGATACGTTTAACATCCAACTTCATCTTTATTTTTAATTTTAAATTACCAATTTCGAGGTCAAATTCAATTTAAGTTAGAACATTCTCAATTAGTATTTTGAATGAAGATAAAATCTCTCTTTCGAATAGGTTTGGGACATTCTTTTTGTATTTTCTCCTTTTAAATTAATTCCTACTTTAGAAATTCGAACAGCACGACCATTTCCCTCGGAAATAGCTATCTATTCTTTTAAAATTTTTCTTTTTATTTTCAATAAGCGGACACGATGTCCGCTCTTCTAGGCGGTTGCGAATAACGAATGAGCTTGCCGACGTTCCTCGTAGCTGAGTCTCGAAGAGACGTTAGCGTCGGCAGGCCTTCTTGCCTTTGCAAGAAGCGTGACGAAGAGGAATGTGTCGAAGACCGAGCCGGTATTCCGGCGATGCGGCAAGCGAAAGTTACGCGCAGTAACATTTATACCAGCAAATCAACTTTTTGAATATTGATAACTCTCAATTCAGAACCTGATCCTATTTGAGATGCTCTCTTTTTAAGCTCTCCACTAGTTTGTTCTAATTGCATATATATTAATTCGGTCAAACTATCCTTATATCCTTGAGGAAGTGTGGCAGACGAATTAATTTTATCTAATGTTGCAATACAATCGGTAATTATTTTGAGATCGTTTTGAAGAGCTAACCTTTTTTCGTTAGATAATCTTTCTTTTTGTAAGTCGTTATTTACACGAATAGATTCTGCCTGTAGAAAATATTTAAAAACTTCTCCTGCTCCTTGTATTAATGCTGACCAAGGATTATGATGGGTAAGCTGTAATAAATTAAATGGAGTGTTTGATCCGCCTTTCTTTTTGATTAACTCCAAGCCAAGTATTATAATTTGTTTGCTTTTAGGAATAAATTCAGCTACTACAGGTCGGTGAAGTTTTTTAATTAATCTGTTGTAATCTGTTATAGCGCTTTTTTTCTTTTCATTTGAAAGCTGATTTGGGTTTTTTACTCTAAAAAAAGATTCTTTTTCGGAAAATTCGTTAATTATTTTTTTTACATAATCATTAGCTAAATTTTTTTGTTGACTAGTTGACTTTGAAAGTATTTTGTGTTTTAAAAATGAAGTAGATACATTTTTAAAATTTCCTTTTAATAAACTTTTGTAATTTTTCCAATACCATTCTCGTCTGAAACCAAAAGTATTAACTCTAGATAGATCATATAATTTATTCAAAAGCTTGTATCCGAGTCTCAATCGAGTAATTTCTTCATTTGGAAATAGTGAATAAGGAATTCCAATGTTTAGTAAGCTATATACTTTTGGATTTAAAATATTTATATTTTTTAAATTCTGATAAGAATGATCAAACTTAAAAGATTCGCCGAGAATCATAATATTTTTTGGGTCAATTCCAGCCGATAAACGCATCTTCACAATGTTGATTACTTCAAGTTTATAATGATAAGAAATAAGCCTAGATAGATAATTTGTAACTTCCCCGTCCCTTAAAATTTTTTTTGGAGGCGATTGCAAAGTTAAAGTAATGGTATCTGTTTTTTTAATTTTTTTCATGTTAACCTTTAAATTATGTTTTTAGATATTTATGTTGTTGCGCGTAACGGTCAGACTATCCGACGTAAATCCTAGCTGAGTCCAGCACCATTTAGTGAGCTATGCGAATGTTTAAAATGGTGCTGGACGTTAGCGTTGGCACGAATTCTTGCCTTGCAAGAATCGTGACTAGGATTTATGTGTCGTAGACCAAGCCTGTATTTCAGGCGCAGCGGATAGTTGGTGTTATACGTCGTAAGCAAGTATGTCAGTTTTATTTTCGTTATATAGTTTTTTTGCTTTCGACCAATTTATTTTGCAAACTGATTTTGGATTAAATTTTGATTTGCATAGAGTTTCAATTAGAGCAGGATATGCCAGTTTATAAAGCTCCCAAGTGTAAATATATTTTTTTCTAATTTCTATATTTCTTTGTTTTTTAATTTGATCAAAGATATCTTTAAAATGTTTAAATTCTGGATAAAGTAAATATTCTGCACTGGTAGATGATATCAATATTTCTGGTAATGGATAGATTCCTTTATCATCAATGTAATTATTCTTCACTAATTTTTTTTCATAAGGGAAAAGTCTACAACAATTGTTGGTTAAATATATAAAATCATACAGTCCTGGTATGTCAAAATATCTAAAAAAACGGTTGTAAATTCTTAGTTTTTTGTCTAAATACAGGCCTATTCCTTTAAGTTCCTTCTCATTTTTGTGGGTGTCAATTAGAGCATTGCCATAGTATGCATGAAAGTGCTCTAAATTTTCAAAGATAAATTCACCTTCGGTAATAATAGCTCGAAAATATATATTTTCACCAATAAATTTATTAAAGATATTCTGTGTTAACTCAATTAAATACATTAGTTCAATTTTTTTTTTATCATTCTTTAAATCATCATATATATTAAATGCGAGAAGTGTATCCGAAAATACAATTGTTCTAAAGTTTCTATCCTTGTGGATAAAAGCAGAATCTAAAATTTTATACAATCTCTTGATTTTACTTTTGTTTTTTATCATATCCTTAAAGCCAAGGATATCCATATAGAGAAATAGTGTATTTTTCATTTTGCTTATGTCGTATAACGAATGAGCTTGCCGACGTTCCTCGTAGCTGAGCCTCCAAAGGAGGCGTTAGCGTCGGAACGACTTCTTGCCTTTGCAAGAAGCGTGACGAAGAGGAATGTGTCGAAGACCGAGCCGGTATTCCGGCGATGCGGCAAGCGAAAGTTAAGCGTTGTTCCGAAATATTTTGAGAGCTTTTTCAAATTCAAGATAACCTTCTATTCCGGCTCCTGGTTCATTTAAACACCATTCTTTTACTTTATCAAAGTATATCCTTTGATTGCTTGCGACTAACACTGCTTGATCTAGACAATCCCGAGATTTAAAATAGAAAAAAGATGCTAAACGATCTTTAACACAATCGGTTGGAGAGAGTATCCTTAATATTTTTCCATCAACTTCTATTTCATCTGGTTTTATTCTATAATCATCACCAATCGAAACTGGCGAAGAAACAAATTCAACAAATAGATGAGCGCACATTGGATGGCGATAATGCCTTCCAAATTTTTTAAAATTTAATGCTTCCATCGTTTCTCTTATTTCTTTGCCGCGAGATATCAATGGTTCAACCATATCTAAATCACCAGATCTGTATGCGCCTTTAGAATAAATAGAAACTACGGAACCTCCAACTAATACGGAACTTATTCCTTTATTAGCAAGATGCCAACCAACAAATTTCCAAAGATCTTCTTCCGTTACTTTTTCCCAGTTAGGTTCTTCCATAAACTGGCTTTCCTTTGTCCCTTGGGCGTCGCCTTGAAGAGAACAGAATTTCTTTATCATTTATTGAAAGTGAATTATAATAAACCTCTAAAATTAACTTGAGACCTTTAACGAAAGGCGATTTGGGATTAAACGAATAGACTCGAGACTTTCCTATATTCTTTGAAACTAGTACCCCAGCTTTTTCAAATCTTTCTAATTGATTTTTAATAGGTGTAAGTGCTACACCATAATCTTTAGCAATGGCGGAGGCATGTAATTCATTGTAATGGAAAAGATGAATGAGAACTTTCGAAGCTGTCTTATTTCCAAATATTCCATCCAAAACCATCACAATACTACTGTGTTTTTTACTCAAATTTAATCAACTATATTTTAGTTCATATAAACTAAAATATAGTCACATTCGGAATTACGCTTAACGGTCTGACTATCCGACGTAAATCCTAGCTGAGTCCAGCACCATTTAGTGAGCTATGCGAATGTTTAAAATGGTGCTGGACGTTAACGTTGGCACGCATTCTTGCCTTGCAAGAATCGTGACTAGGATTTATGTGTCGCAGACCAAGCCTGTATTTCAGGCGCAGCGGATAGTTGGTGTTATTCGCTGCCGCCGTCTTCGAGGCAGGGATGCCGATATCTTTCGAGGTAAGCCTTCATAATCTAATTCTAATTGTAAAACAAATTAAATCTTAGATTACACGTTCTACCTAAGTGAAATTTGAATTCTTTGGTCTTTCACCCTGGAACGTCCGTTTAGAAGTATTTATTTCATAAAACTTGTGAGACTTGTTAAAAATTAAAACATTCGCAGAAATAATAAACATCCAATAATCAAAGGACTTCGTAATCAATCTTCGAATTCTTTTTTTCAACTATTTTAATACTTTTTCAAAATTTACTTCGTATTTAAGCATGATTCATTAAATTGACTTCTTTAATTTCCTTTGTCCTTAGAAAACGTTCCTATTTCTTAGAAGCAATGAATAACATTTAAAACGAATTCAAATAGTCTTTCATTATTTTTTAATCATTTTCGCTCAACATTATTTTTTGATACGTAGAACATACATCTTCATCTTTATTTTTCAATTTAAACTGTCAATTTCGAGGTCAAATCGAATCTTATTGTGAACATTTTCAGTTAATTGATTCAATGAATATTCAATTTTTCTTTCAATTTGAATTTGGAATTTCTAATTGAATTTTTTTCTTTTTAATTTTCCTCCAGTTTAGAAATTCAAACTTTATCTTTAGTTTTCTCGGCGAAAGTATTCTTCTCTTTTTTAAATTTTTCTTTTTATTTTCAATAAGCGGACACGATGTCCGCTCTTCTAGGCGGTTGCGAATAACGGGGAGCGTTGCTGCCGTTCGGGATAGCCGAGTCTCCAAGGGAGACGTTGGCGTTGGCACGAGATTGCTTCGAGACAAAGTCGAGAAAAGCAATCGAAGTGACACCCGAATGGGTCTGAAGCTCCGCTTCACTCAAGACAAAGGAGCGAAGACGTTTCCAGTAACGCGGAGTTATCTGCTGTTGGTGATGTCTAAGTTGATTTTTTATCTTTTACAAAAATAGCCAATTTGATCACAAATGTCTGAATTTTCATATTTTTCTGAGCATTTTTTTTTGGATGGATCGTAATCTATGCAATTCTTAGAAGTAAATATACATTTTTTAATATCAACATTGTAAGTCGTAGATTCAAGATATTTAACTTGATCGTTTGTGATAAATCCTTTTATGCTTTCTTTCCAAATAAGATTAAGATTGCTTATTTTTTTTTCTTTTGTTTTTATTTTTTCAGTAATATTTGATGTTTCATCCGCATATGATATGTTTTGTAATTCCTGTTCTACTACATTAATTAAAATTGAATCATTTTCTATTTGATAATTTCCAAGAAATATTCTTTTTTTTCCAAAATCAAAATCGATAAATTCGTCAGTGAAATATGCTGTATTGTTATACAATTCTATCGTTTTATAAATTTCAAGACCATATAAATTGCATCGGTTGTAAGAATAAGATGATTTCAATATCATTTTTTTTCTTGCTAAATCCGTTTCATTTTTTTGTAAAAAGGAGTCGAGAACGAATCCGTTTGCCTCTTTTACGAAATGCCACGAATTTAATTTATTTTCATAAGTTTCCATTATATTTGTATTAGAAGTATTAATTTTAGAACCGAATGGAATCTGATTGATAATTTTTGAACTTAGTGAAGGTTTTGTTCTTATATTTAAAATATCGGCGTTAGTAAAATGGACTTCAAAGTTATCATAGATCTTATTTACCGATTTATCCAGAAATATGCATGTTATTATTAGTAAAAAGATTAAGGTTGAGATTTTTTTCATGTTGATTTTATTTTTTCTTCACCAATTGCAGATAACGAGGAGCGTTGCTGCCGTTCGGGATAGCCGAGTCTCCAAAGGAGACGTTGGCGTTGGCACGAGATTGCGGTGAGCAAAGCGAAAAAAGCAATCGTAGTGACACCCGAATGGGTCTGAAGCTCCTCTTCATTCAAGACAAAGGAGCGAAGACGTTTCCAGTAACGCGGAGTTATGCGTCGTATTTTTAGTAACCTCAAATTTTATTTATATTTTACCTTAAGTTCCATATTTCCGCCATTACCTAAATTTAAGGTGATAGGCATATCAGGAAGTTCACTTTTTATTTTGATTCCAGCATCATGGGATACTTTGATTTCCATCTCCTGGACGCCGTTTTCTTTTCCTGCTTTTATTAATTTAATAGCAAGTTCAGCTTGTTTTGCTGTTTCATCAGATGGTGAAAAAACTTTCTTCAATAAAAGGTAAGATAATCCTAATAAAGGATTTAATACTACGGAGGCAAGGGATCCCAAAAATTTGATTGCTTCTTTTTTTCCTTTATCTGTTGTAAGATCATAAGTATTCATAAATTTACCAATCTAGACTTTTTTTTGTTTTGAAAAGAATCTTTTTGCTTATTCCGAGGAAGTAATTAACCATACGTCTAATTAGTGAAATTCTTACTCTTCTTCCTCATCATTATATTCTGCAAAAAAATTGGTAGCTTCTTGAAATAATCGTTTTGTATCAATTCTGGATAGTTCAAGTTTATTTGCGAATTCCATTAGAAATTGATCCTCCTCTTCTCTTAGCTTGTTATCACAAAATACTACTAAACTTGCCTGGAAATTGAAATTTTCCTCATCTTCAAGTTCATCGGCCAATCGACAAATATCTTTTAGAATCATAAGTTAATGAATAGTATCTAGCATCAACTTTTTCATTTACTACTTTTTGAGACCGATAGTATCTAAAATCTCTGGTTTTATGTAGAAATCTTCTTCGCCGGCTTGAATGAACCATTCATCGGCCAATAGACCTAAGAACTCTTCCTTCTCTTCAGATATTTCGTTAACAGCTTAAGCTGTATGACCCCAAACGGATGCCAATGCAATGAAATATCGTAAAAATCCCTCTGCATTGAATTATTCATCTTTTTCTAACCATTCAAAAAATTAATCTAATCCTTGTTTTGCTAATTCAATTATAACATCTGCGGTTTCTTTAGTATTTTTTTCTACCATCTGCTCGGTCTTTCTCCTTGATTTTAATATTTTAACTTATAGGTGGGACAAATTTTAAATGCATTTAAAAATATGACGCATAACGGTATGACTATCCGACGTAGATCCTAGGTGAGCCTCCAAAGGAGGCGTTACCGTTGGCACGTATTCTTGCCTTTGCAAGAATCGTGACTAGGATCTATGTGTCGAAGACCAAGCACTGGGTTCCTCAAGAACTCAGTGCGCAGCGGATGGTCGTTGTTATCTGCTGCTGCCGTCATTGAGGCAGGGATGCCGACAACTTACGAAATATACTTTCATATTCTGATTCTATTTGTAAACCAAAATAAATCTTCGATTACTTATCTCACTTAAATGAAATTCTAAATTTTATTCTTTGATCTTTTTACTTAGAACGTCTGATTATAAAAGAATTTTTTCTTAGATGATTTTTATGTTTTTCACAAAAATCATGAGCGAAACGGAAAAACATACACTAATGAGAAAACTTTATTAGTGAATTCTAAATTTTTCACTTTAAAATCCTGGAATCTAGAAACAAATTTAAATATAAATTTTTTTAATCCACCAATAGGAAATAGTTCGTGTAAATCTGGAAATTGCTTTGATAAAACTTTCAAAACTATTATTAACTATGATAAACAGAGAAAATGTTCTTAAAAAGTCTTTCTTTTTCTTTGAATCAATATCAAAAAAATTTGTAGAACTCAAGATGAATGTCGTTCTACTTCAATGAAAAATTGGCATTCAGATCTTACGTTTTCAAGTTCAAACAAAATCTTTGAAAAAACTTACTCAATTTTTTTTCAATCAAAAATAGTCGCTCTCATCAAATGGTGATTTGAATTTACTTTCTTTATCTTATTACTTTATTCATGTTATGTGAAATTAATTAGACTTTTCTTGGAACAAAACAATAATGTCTTACAATCTTTTGAATTAGTCCTT of Leptospira sp. GIMC2001 contains these proteins:
- a CDS encoding putative toxin-antitoxin system toxin component, PIN family, with amino-acid sequence MRVILDTNVLYQALRSSKGASRAILNLIIDQKVQISISTPVFKEYEEVLNRKATLEDMKAEIEDINKLLSFIAYVGKEQSIYFNFRPNLRDEDDNQFIELALSSNSDYLITSNINDFIIGNELKFQDLKIVTPTKFMEIWRRNYES
- a CDS encoding winged helix-turn-helix domain-containing protein, giving the protein MVLDGIFGNKTASKVLIHLFHYNELHASAIAKDYGVALTPIKNQLERFEKAGVLVSKNIGKSRVYSFNPKSPFVKGLKLILEVYYNSLSINDKEILFSSRRRPRDKGKPVYGRT
- a CDS encoding SH3 domain-containing protein; translation: MKKISTLIFLLIITCIFLDKSVNKIYDNFEVHFTNADILNIRTKPSLSSKIINQIPFGSKINTSNTNIMETYENKLNSWHFVKEANGFVLDSFLQKNETDLARKKMILKSSYSYNRCNLYGLEIYKTIELYNNTAYFTDEFIDFDFGKKRIFLGNYQIENDSILINVVEQELQNISYADETSNITEKIKTKEKKISNLNLIWKESIKGFITNDQVKYLESTTYNVDIKKCIFTSKNCIDYDPSKKKCSEKYENSDICDQIGYFCKR
- a CDS encoding transcriptional regulator, which codes for MKKELKKELTTKTTFDRLMTKRSIKEKFDKEYEALTLSETIINLMESEKVSVRELSKLAKVSSTVIQEIRSGKQDNPTLLVLSRLVHTLGAEIVIKKGKKTLASV
- a CDS encoding ParB N-terminal domain-containing protein, encoding MKLEKIKIGIDDLLLDPNNPRFADISDDALNIDQSRFGDALIQEAAFEKMMNPKFDVITLANSISTVGFVPVDNIVVSKVSEKLFYVIEGNRRTSAIKYLIKQFNLGLSTLSEVEIKNLKNIEVLAVDNMENSNLKIGMIIQGIRNVSGIKEWEAFQKAQFINQMIDFGKQPGEISKTIGIPVKEINRYYKTYSVMLQFKTDEEYASKWKPSYFSYFDEILKKPALRNFFEFNEETFRFDNIENIKRFYEWIVPDEEGKSTFSDARTVRRLSELLDDNIALNYLDDRNFDKAVNYINQKNFNQNIVSVNECIVQIRSAINAFKTILAESLEIELTDEEFTEIKLGIDEMNKNFKRVEQLYNVR
- a CDS encoding toxin-antitoxin system HicB family antitoxin: MKAKASLLTLRIPSELKHKIERLADEQGVSINQLALYAFTKEVKELETRSYFEQYYKGKSKKEIFSGVKEVLNKLNHEGDIPEWDRL
- a CDS encoding type II toxin-antitoxin system RelE/ParE family toxin, whose protein sequence is MKEIVAYKGEKFTIEWYFDEKEKSDVLHYFNGLTEPLQIKTLALFKRFAEVGEIKDRTKFNFEGDALYAFKPFPHRFLCFFVKGKKVIITNAFLKKTDKLPKNEKERALKRREDYEKRIKKGTYYKDNV